In the Arachis ipaensis cultivar K30076 chromosome B10, Araip1.1, whole genome shotgun sequence genome, one interval contains:
- the LOC107620601 gene encoding uncharacterized protein LOC107620601, giving the protein MEHLTGSANLPHDVWTLIVGRTAAQSVRDLCSLRMSCTAARNVGEEDFVYRCASIPVSDQRWWSLSPMHQPARNFLARCRQSRHLKVLFRSAVSDLFLGGCRFAGMETMHVVTAHGHSAAQYTVFMMLMLRDNFESKNKGLETLRGLEAASALTICKLEFRGVIQGTWTHLHRVPMLNAENLVCSSHACPSRGNMGAIYRHQRCGRGWHVNDGDGGAAHISCVHCRADYELILFVHLFD; this is encoded by the coding sequence ATGGAGCATCTGACAGGGTCCGCCAACCTTCCCCACGATGTTTGGACCTTAATTGTCGGGAGGACCGCAGCACAGTCCGTCAGGGACTTGTGCAGTCTCAGGATGTCGTGCACCGCTGCACGCAATGTAGGGGAGGAGGATTTCGTTTACCGATGCGCCTCGATTCCAGTTTCGGACCAACGGTGGTGGAGTTTGAGTCCCATGCACCAGCCGGCAAGAAATTTCTTAGCGCGATGTAGGCAGAGCAGGCACCTGAAAGTTCTGTTTCGGTCTGCTGTGTCTGACCTTTTTCTCGGCGGGTGTCGTTTCGCAGGGATGGAAACAATGCACGTTGTCACAGCCCATGGCCACTCGGCAGCCCAGTACACAGTTTTCATGATGCTGATGCTACGTGACAACTTCGAGTCAAAGAACAAAGGCTTAGAAACACTTCGTGGGCTTGAGGCGGCCAGTGCCCTAACAATCTGCAAATTGGAGTTCCGCGGCGTTATCCAGGGGACGTGGACACACCTGCATCGCGTGCCAATGCTAAACGCAGAGAATCTAGTCTGTTCTTCGCATGCATGTCCAAGCCGTGGAAACATGGGTGCTATTTACCGCCATCAACGCTGTGGAAGAGGGTGGCACGTAAACGACGGTGATGGAGGTGCTGCTCATATTTCGTGCGTGCATTGTCGGGCAGACTATGAGTTGATCCTATTTGTCCACCTCTTTGATTGA
- the LOC107620602 gene encoding uncharacterized protein LOC107620602: MSFIKIANNKNIFHVSHFPFPNSQFPFSISEYRGKLENENETAHRASAEPLQLAGSSKTNRKEGNVPVEHECPLNLLPRDIWVRIATKVASNSIRDLFNMQASCKVFLDAASSEAVYQHVTMRVIPLVSFLFYLDRPERRFIDRCVEAGNADAILRQGLTKYFWIVRHGIGMELLSRAWREGSIEAGYLSAMLLLCDHENEEEMQRGVEMLESVRTSGDVKSCREFFADIFWE, encoded by the exons ATGAGCTTCATCAAAATTGCAAACAACAAAAATATCTTTCACGTTTCCCATTTCCCATTTCCGAATTCCCAATTCCCATTTTCCATTTCCGAATATCGAGGCAAACTGGAAAATGAAAACGAGACTGCCCACCGCG CCTCTGCGGAGCCCTTGCAATTGGCTGGATCTTCCAAGACAAATAGAAAGGAAGGGAACGTGCCCGTCGAGCATGAATGTCCGCTGAATCTTCTTCCTCGCGATATATGGGTGAGGATTGCCACTAAGGTTGCATCGAATTCGATTCGTGATCTGTTCAACATGCAGGCGAGTTGCAAAGTTTTTCTGGATGCAGCGAGTTCCGAAGCTGTGTACCAACATGTGACGATGCGTGTTATACCATTAgtgtcctttttattttaccttgaCCGGCCGGAGAGGAGGTTCATCGATCGCTGCGTTGAAGCAGGAAATGCGGATGCTATACTCCGACAGGGGTTGACGAAGTATTTCTGGATTGTCCGCCATGGCATTGGGATGGAACTGCTTTCTAGGGCTTGGAGGGAGGGCAGCATCGAAGCAGGTTACCTGTCTGCCATGTTGCTACTGTGTGATCACGAGAACGAAGAAGAAATGCAAAGGGGTGTTGAAATGTTAGAGTCTGTCCGTACTTCTGGAGACGTCAAAAGCTGCAGGGAGTTCTTCGCAGACATTTTCTGGGAGTGA